A genomic region of Acidimicrobiales bacterium contains the following coding sequences:
- a CDS encoding MBL fold metallo-hydrolase, with the protein MTTGPTPTTLHVDDTAWEIHKLVVGPVDNNVFVLRCKSTGDAVLLDAANEHDKLLELCRALNVRQVLETHGHWDHIQAVPQLRDAGYSVHVTAADADMLPSYDQVLEHDTVIEVGDLRLRTILTPGHTPGSICFRLEGSPILFSGDTLFPGGPGNTKFPGGDFPTIVTSIEDRLFTLPPDILVLPGHGDDTTIGNERPHLQEWIDRGW; encoded by the coding sequence ATGACGACCGGTCCGACGCCCACCACCCTGCATGTCGACGACACTGCCTGGGAGATCCACAAGCTGGTCGTCGGACCGGTCGACAACAACGTGTTCGTGCTGCGCTGCAAGTCCACCGGCGACGCCGTCCTGCTCGACGCCGCCAACGAGCACGACAAGCTGCTGGAGCTGTGCCGGGCGCTCAACGTGCGGCAGGTGCTGGAGACCCACGGTCACTGGGACCACATCCAGGCCGTGCCCCAGCTGCGCGACGCCGGCTACTCCGTGCACGTCACCGCGGCCGACGCCGACATGCTGCCGTCGTACGACCAGGTGCTGGAGCACGACACGGTGATCGAGGTGGGCGACCTGCGGCTGCGCACGATCCTCACGCCGGGCCACACGCCCGGGTCGATCTGCTTCCGGCTGGAGGGCTCGCCGATCCTGTTCAGCGGCGACACCCTGTTCCCGGGCGGGCCGGGGAACACCAAGTTCCCGGGCGGCGACTTCCCCACGATCGTCACCTCGATCGAGGACCGCCTGTTCACGTTGCCGCCCGACATCCTGGTGCTGCCCGGCCACGGCGACGACACCACGATCGGCAACGAACGGCCCCACCTGCAGGAGTGGATCGACCGGGGCTGGTAG
- a CDS encoding SufS family cysteine desulfurase, producing the protein MALNHTPGAADVPELDVPTIRKKFPILDQQMNGHRLVYVDSASSSQKPASVIDAMSRYYETTHANVHRGVYAIAEEATRLYEQARTKVARFVGAPSPNGVIFTKNVTEAINLVAYSWGRANLQAGDAILLTEMEHHANLVPWLILAQERGVELRYLPVTDDYQLDLTELDRLVDGVKLVSVTAMSNVLGTLTPLDRLVDAAHAAGALILVDGAQYVPHLPTDVQALDVDFFGFTGHKMLGPTGIGVLWAREELLEAMPAFLGGGEMIRDVRLDGWTPNDLPWKFEAGTPPIAEAVGLAVAVDELTAIGMDAVRAHEVSLTGYALRTLTERFGDDLAIHGPSEPSQRGGVVSMQLGDIHAHDVSQVLDQHGVCVRAGHHCAKPLMRRLGVNATARASFYVYNDTDDVDALADALAATRDFFAI; encoded by the coding sequence ATGGCGTTGAACCACACCCCCGGAGCGGCCGACGTGCCCGAGCTCGACGTCCCTACCATCCGCAAGAAGTTCCCCATCCTCGACCAGCAGATGAACGGCCACCGCCTCGTCTACGTCGACTCGGCGTCGTCGTCGCAGAAGCCGGCGTCGGTCATCGACGCCATGAGCCGCTACTACGAGACCACCCACGCCAACGTGCACCGCGGCGTCTACGCCATCGCCGAGGAGGCCACCCGCCTCTACGAGCAGGCCCGCACCAAGGTGGCCCGCTTCGTCGGCGCCCCCTCCCCCAACGGCGTGATCTTCACCAAGAACGTCACCGAGGCCATCAACCTGGTGGCGTACTCGTGGGGCCGGGCCAACCTGCAGGCCGGCGACGCCATCCTGCTCACCGAGATGGAGCACCACGCCAACCTGGTGCCGTGGCTGATCCTGGCCCAGGAGCGGGGCGTCGAGCTCCGGTACCTGCCGGTCACCGACGACTACCAGCTCGACCTGACCGAACTCGACCGCCTCGTCGACGGCGTGAAGCTGGTCTCGGTCACCGCCATGTCGAACGTGCTCGGCACGCTCACGCCGCTCGACCGCCTGGTCGACGCCGCCCACGCCGCCGGCGCGCTGATCCTGGTCGACGGCGCCCAATACGTCCCCCACCTGCCCACCGACGTGCAGGCCCTCGACGTCGACTTCTTCGGCTTCACCGGCCACAAGATGCTCGGGCCGACCGGCATCGGCGTGCTGTGGGCCCGCGAGGAGCTGCTGGAGGCCATGCCGGCGTTCCTCGGCGGCGGCGAGATGATCCGCGACGTGCGGCTCGACGGCTGGACGCCCAACGACCTTCCCTGGAAGTTCGAGGCCGGCACGCCACCGATCGCCGAGGCCGTGGGCCTGGCCGTGGCGGTCGACGAGCTGACCGCCATCGGTATGGACGCCGTGCGGGCCCACGAGGTGTCGCTGACGGGGTACGCCCTGCGCACGCTCACCGAGCGCTTCGGCGACGACCTCGCCATCCACGGTCCCTCCGAGCCGTCGCAGCGAGGCGGCGTCGTGTCGATGCAGCTGGGTGACATCCACGCGCACGACGTCTCGCAGGTGCTCGACCAGCACGGTGTGTGCGTGCGGGCCGGGCACCACTGCGCCAAGCCGCTGATGCGGCGTCTCGGCGTCAACGCCACGGCCCGGGCGTCGTTCTACGTGTACAACGACACGGACGACGTCGACGCACTGGCCGACGCGCTCGCAGCGACGCGAGACTTCTTCGCCATCTAG
- a CDS encoding YciI family protein, whose protein sequence is MQFVVIAHDHDDDGARERRIAVRPEHMARCEKMVELGTLLFAVALLNDAERMIGSVMVVDLPTRADVEAWLDDEPYKVHDIWRQIDITHGRTGPWFTLPGSAPG, encoded by the coding sequence ATGCAGTTCGTGGTGATCGCCCATGACCATGACGACGACGGTGCGCGCGAGCGTCGGATCGCGGTGCGGCCGGAGCACATGGCCCGCTGCGAGAAGATGGTGGAGCTGGGCACGCTCCTGTTCGCGGTCGCCCTGCTGAACGACGCCGAGCGGATGATCGGCTCGGTGATGGTGGTCGACCTCCCCACCCGTGCCGACGTCGAAGCCTGGCTCGACGACGAGCCCTACAAGGTCCACGACATCTGGCGACAGATCGACATCACCCACGGCCGCACGGGCCCCTGGTTCACCCTCCCCGGGAGCGCTCCGGGGTGA
- a CDS encoding type II toxin-antitoxin system VapC family toxin gives MAGRRVRGRVNLLLDTHAFLWWLEGTHLPEEVAARISDPEQPVAVSAASIWEASVKEALGKLHTPEPLVEVVADDGFRPLAISFEHAARAAELPPHHRDPFDRMLIAQAQIEGLTIVTHDAQFARYDVPILSC, from the coding sequence ATGGCTGGTCGACGCGTTCGAGGGCGCGTGAACCTCCTACTCGACACGCACGCGTTCCTCTGGTGGCTCGAGGGCACGCACCTTCCGGAGGAGGTGGCCGCCCGGATCTCCGATCCCGAGCAACCGGTGGCGGTCAGCGCCGCATCGATCTGGGAAGCCTCGGTCAAGGAGGCCCTGGGGAAGCTCCACACACCTGAACCGCTCGTCGAGGTCGTCGCCGACGACGGGTTCCGGCCGCTCGCGATCAGCTTCGAGCACGCGGCGCGGGCCGCCGAGCTGCCGCCGCACCACCGCGATCCGTTCGATCGGATGCTGATCGCGCAGGCGCAGATCGAGGGGCTGACGATCGTCACGCACGACGCGCAGTTCGCCCGCTACGACGTCCCGATCCTGAGCTGCTGA
- a CDS encoding FAD-binding oxidoreductase, translating to MGLDQAELTPLFEKVVGAGNVLAGDAASDDYSHDEALTTPPVAPAAVVLPATTEEVAAVLRLADEHRIPVTARGAGTGMSGACVPQADGIVVSFERMNHVLEVDEENYVAVVEPGVQLDQLDAVLAPLGLVYPVFPGEYSASLGGNVSTNAGGMRAVKYGVTRQHVLGLDAVLPSGEVIQCGGKIVKVSTGYDLTQLVVGSEGTLALVTKAYLKLYPRPAHGATVLAPFTTLDEVTNAVPKIVASGVGPLILEYIDMLTMAAMSSHLGLELGIPDDVKERAFAYLVVGLESTHADRLDEDAQTVSELIAELGAIDVYVLPPAAATQLIDAREKAFWVAKASGADDIIDVVVPRASVPEFMQKVGEIASANGAWIAGCGHAGDGNVHMAVFQKDEEARHRVMTELFRTGMDLGGAISGEHGLGRAKKGYFLELEDPAKIALMRRIKTAFDPNGILNPGTIFDDEEYHA from the coding sequence ATGGGACTCGACCAAGCCGAGCTGACGCCGTTGTTCGAGAAGGTCGTCGGAGCCGGCAACGTGCTCGCCGGCGACGCCGCCAGCGACGACTACAGCCACGACGAGGCCCTCACCACCCCGCCCGTCGCTCCGGCCGCCGTGGTGCTCCCGGCGACGACCGAGGAGGTCGCCGCGGTCCTCCGGCTGGCCGACGAGCACCGCATCCCCGTGACCGCCCGCGGTGCCGGCACCGGCATGTCGGGCGCCTGCGTCCCCCAGGCCGACGGCATCGTCGTGTCCTTCGAGCGCATGAACCACGTGCTGGAGGTCGACGAGGAGAACTACGTCGCCGTGGTCGAGCCGGGCGTGCAGCTCGACCAGCTCGACGCCGTGCTCGCCCCGCTCGGCCTCGTCTACCCGGTGTTCCCCGGCGAGTACTCGGCCAGCCTGGGCGGCAACGTGAGCACCAACGCCGGCGGCATGCGGGCCGTGAAGTACGGCGTCACCCGCCAGCACGTGCTGGGCCTCGACGCCGTGCTGCCGTCGGGCGAGGTGATCCAGTGCGGCGGCAAGATCGTGAAGGTCTCCACCGGCTACGACCTCACCCAGCTCGTCGTCGGCTCCGAGGGCACGCTCGCCCTGGTCACCAAGGCCTACCTCAAGCTCTATCCCCGCCCGGCCCACGGCGCCACCGTGCTCGCGCCCTTCACCACGCTCGACGAGGTGACCAACGCGGTGCCGAAGATCGTGGCCAGCGGCGTCGGCCCGCTCATCCTCGAGTACATCGACATGCTGACGATGGCCGCCATGTCGTCGCACCTCGGGCTGGAGCTGGGCATCCCCGACGACGTGAAGGAGCGGGCCTTCGCCTACCTGGTGGTCGGGCTGGAGAGCACCCACGCCGACCGCCTGGACGAGGATGCCCAGACGGTCAGCGAGCTGATCGCCGAGCTGGGCGCCATCGACGTGTACGTGCTGCCGCCCGCCGCCGCCACCCAGCTCATCGACGCCCGCGAGAAGGCGTTCTGGGTGGCCAAGGCCAGCGGCGCCGACGACATCATCGACGTGGTCGTGCCCCGGGCCAGCGTCCCGGAGTTCATGCAGAAGGTGGGCGAGATCGCGTCCGCCAACGGCGCCTGGATCGCCGGCTGCGGCCATGCCGGCGACGGGAACGTCCACATGGCGGTGTTCCAGAAGGACGAGGAGGCGCGCCACCGGGTGATGACCGAGCTGTTCCGGACGGGCATGGACCTGGGCGGTGCGATCTCCGGGGAGCACGGGCTCGGGCGGGCCAAGAAGGGGTACTTCCTCGAACTGGAGGATCCCGCCAAGATCGCCCTGATGCGCCGCATCAAGACCGCCTTCGACCCCAACGGGATCCTCAACCCCGGCACGATCTTCGACGACGAGGAGTATCACGCATGA
- the sufC gene encoding Fe-S cluster assembly ATPase SufC — protein MPEPVTEPSPELFAVQNLHVRVAGTDNEILRGVDLAIGAGELHALMGPNGSGKSTLANALLASPEYEVTDGRILFRGEDVTDWDTEVLGKAGIFLAFQYPQTIQGVSVINFLRQALSARKGIDLSVLELRLAIMEWMERLDMDPAFADRYLNEGFSGGEKKRNEILQMAILEPEVAILDETDSGLDIDALKVVARGVEEVRKDRPELGILAITHYQRLLDYLQPDVVHILIDGRIVASGGPELAKQLEAEGYEAWR, from the coding sequence ATGCCTGAGCCCGTGACAGAGCCGTCGCCTGAGCTCTTCGCTGTCCAGAACCTGCACGTCCGGGTCGCCGGGACCGACAACGAGATCCTCCGCGGCGTCGACCTCGCCATCGGCGCGGGCGAGCTGCACGCCCTGATGGGGCCCAACGGGTCGGGCAAGTCGACCCTGGCCAACGCCCTGCTCGCCAGCCCCGAGTACGAGGTCACCGACGGGCGCATCCTGTTCCGGGGCGAGGACGTCACCGACTGGGACACCGAGGTCCTCGGCAAGGCCGGCATCTTCCTGGCCTTCCAGTACCCGCAGACCATCCAGGGCGTGTCGGTGATCAACTTCCTCCGCCAGGCGCTGTCGGCCCGCAAGGGCATCGACCTCTCGGTCCTCGAGCTGCGCCTGGCGATCATGGAGTGGATGGAGCGCCTCGACATGGATCCGGCGTTCGCCGACCGGTACCTCAACGAGGGCTTCTCGGGCGGCGAGAAGAAACGCAACGAGATCCTCCAGATGGCCATCCTCGAGCCCGAGGTGGCGATCCTCGACGAGACCGACTCCGGCCTCGACATCGACGCGCTCAAGGTGGTCGCCCGAGGCGTCGAGGAGGTCCGCAAGGACCGGCCCGAGCTGGGCATCCTGGCCATCACCCACTACCAGCGGCTGCTCGACTACCTGCAGCCCGACGTGGTCCACATCCTGATCGACGGACGGATCGTCGCCTCGGGCGGTCCGGAGCTGGCGAAGCAGCTCGAAGCGGAGGGTTACGAGGCATGGCGTTGA
- a CDS encoding SUF system NifU family Fe-S cluster assembly protein encodes MPGLEDLYREIILDHYRNPRNRGELPVPPSTRVEGFNPLCGDEIVVYLEVDPDTDTVSDLRIDGQGCSISQSSASMMSAAVKGRTLDEVRALSRAFKAMMSIHEQALDDGSDGADATTADDLEIHEDVKLGDLEALRGVVKFPVRIKCATLSWNTLLQGLEETAKP; translated from the coding sequence ATGCCCGGTCTCGAAGATCTCTACCGCGAGATCATCCTCGACCACTATCGCAACCCACGGAACCGGGGTGAGCTCCCCGTGCCGCCCAGCACCCGGGTGGAGGGGTTCAACCCGCTGTGCGGCGACGAGATCGTGGTCTACCTCGAGGTCGATCCCGACACCGACACCGTGAGCGACCTGCGCATCGATGGGCAGGGCTGCTCGATCAGCCAGTCGTCGGCGTCGATGATGTCGGCGGCGGTGAAGGGCAGGACGCTCGACGAGGTGCGGGCGCTCTCCCGGGCGTTCAAGGCGATGATGTCGATCCACGAGCAGGCGCTCGACGACGGGTCCGACGGCGCCGACGCCACCACGGCCGACGACCTGGAGATCCACGAGGACGTGAAGCTCGGCGACCTGGAGGCTCTCCGCGGGGTCGTGAAGTTCCCGGTCCGCATCAAGTGCGCGACCCTCTCGTGGAACACCCTGCTCCAGGGCCTCGAGGAGACCGCCAAGCCGTAA
- a CDS encoding peptidoglycan recognition family protein, which translates to MRRGFTIHHNGPPADCLGQPHSRCVAFWAGVKRFHTAEPPRGNGWSDIAYSFGICPHGERLVGRGWDKRQFANGSDDVGADDGGDSEWYTVLTFIGGDVSTRDEEKPPPKMVAATAALIGEGRRTGRCGDRVTPHNFWKKKPCPGPVFTALAREWDNRPLPTNFEVQEPEEPEMLIIDSPGRPALVVGLGGVKTINPAQRNALRAIGVEPKQVDGATSDALLSLQDD; encoded by the coding sequence ATGCGACGAGGCTTCACGATCCACCACAACGGTCCCCCGGCCGACTGCCTCGGTCAGCCGCACTCCCGCTGCGTCGCCTTCTGGGCCGGGGTCAAGCGCTTCCACACCGCCGAGCCGCCCCGCGGCAACGGCTGGTCGGACATCGCCTACAGCTTCGGCATCTGCCCCCACGGCGAGCGGCTGGTGGGCCGCGGCTGGGACAAGCGGCAGTTCGCCAACGGCTCCGACGACGTGGGCGCCGACGACGGCGGCGACTCGGAGTGGTACACGGTCCTCACCTTCATCGGCGGCGACGTCTCCACCCGCGACGAGGAGAAGCCGCCACCCAAGATGGTCGCGGCCACCGCCGCCCTCATCGGCGAGGGCCGCAGGACCGGACGCTGCGGCGACCGCGTCACGCCCCACAACTTCTGGAAGAAGAAGCCCTGCCCGGGGCCGGTGTTCACCGCCCTGGCCCGGGAGTGGGACAACCGACCGCTCCCGACCAACTTCGAAGTCCAAGAACCGGAGGAACCCGAGATGCTCATCATCGACAGCCCCGGCCGACCCGCCCTGGTCGTCGGCCTCGGCGGCGTCAAGACGATCAACCCCGCCCAGCGCAACGCGCTGCGGGCCATCGGCGTCGAACCCAAGCAGGTCGACGGCGCGACCTCGGACGCGCTGCTGTCGCTCCAGGACGACTAG
- a CDS encoding acetolactate synthase large subunit → MNGAQALIRTLVASGVDTCFANPGTSEMHFVAALDTVPEMQGVLALFEGVATGAADGYARMSGRPAATLLHLGPGLGNGLANLHNARKGHVPIVNVVGDHATYHKHYDAQLESDIETVARNVSPWIRTSASSADVGRDAAEAVAAAVGPPGEVATLILPADVSWLDGGEVADPVAPRARAEVDGDVVDAVAKALRSGEPTAFLLGGAALVEPALLAASRAANAAGAKLLAETFPTRVERGAGLPGVERIAYLAEFAAMQLGGLRHLVVVDSKAPVSFFAYPGKDSYLVPDGCEVHVLAEGHHDVTGALEALAEAVGAPADGAVLQPSMLPGTPSGPLTPDAIAQAIGALLPEGAIVSDEANTSGLSIPGHTAGSPRHDWLCLTGGAIGQGMPVATGAAVACPDRKVLSLQADGSALYTLQSLWTQARHGLDVVTILYNNRSYAVLNMELNRVGAEAPGPKAKALLDLSGPDIDFVSLSQGLGVPATRATTADELSDQLARALATEGPTLIEAMVPSIM, encoded by the coding sequence ATGAACGGTGCCCAGGCCCTGATCCGCACCCTGGTGGCGAGCGGGGTCGACACCTGCTTCGCCAACCCGGGCACGTCGGAGATGCACTTCGTCGCCGCGCTCGACACCGTCCCCGAGATGCAGGGCGTGCTGGCGCTGTTCGAGGGCGTCGCCACCGGTGCCGCCGACGGCTACGCCCGCATGTCCGGCCGGCCGGCCGCCACCCTGCTGCACCTCGGCCCGGGCCTGGGCAACGGCCTCGCCAACCTCCACAACGCCCGCAAGGGGCATGTGCCGATCGTCAACGTCGTCGGCGACCACGCCACCTACCACAAGCACTACGACGCCCAGCTGGAGTCCGACATCGAGACCGTGGCCCGCAACGTGTCGCCGTGGATCCGCACGTCGGCGTCGTCGGCCGACGTGGGGCGCGACGCCGCCGAGGCCGTCGCCGCCGCCGTCGGTCCGCCGGGCGAGGTGGCCACGCTGATCCTGCCGGCCGACGTGAGCTGGCTCGACGGGGGCGAGGTGGCCGACCCGGTGGCGCCCCGGGCCCGGGCGGAGGTCGACGGCGACGTGGTCGACGCCGTGGCCAAGGCGCTGCGCTCGGGTGAGCCGACGGCGTTCCTGCTGGGCGGGGCGGCCCTGGTCGAGCCGGCGCTGCTGGCCGCCAGCCGGGCCGCCAACGCGGCCGGGGCGAAGCTGCTGGCCGAGACGTTCCCCACCCGCGTCGAGCGGGGCGCCGGCCTGCCGGGGGTCGAGCGGATCGCCTACCTGGCCGAGTTCGCGGCCATGCAGCTGGGTGGCCTGCGCCACCTGGTGGTGGTCGACAGCAAGGCGCCGGTGAGCTTCTTCGCCTACCCGGGCAAGGACAGCTACCTGGTGCCCGACGGCTGCGAGGTGCACGTGCTGGCCGAGGGCCACCACGACGTCACCGGTGCCCTGGAGGCCCTCGCGGAAGCGGTGGGCGCTCCGGCCGACGGTGCCGTGCTGCAGCCGTCGATGCTCCCCGGCACGCCGTCCGGGCCCCTGACCCCCGACGCCATCGCCCAGGCCATCGGGGCGCTGCTGCCGGAGGGGGCGATCGTGTCGGACGAGGCCAACACGTCGGGCCTGTCGATCCCCGGCCACACCGCAGGCTCGCCCCGGCACGACTGGCTGTGCCTCACCGGTGGGGCGATCGGCCAGGGCATGCCGGTGGCGACCGGTGCCGCCGTCGCCTGCCCGGACCGCAAGGTGCTGAGCCTGCAGGCCGACGGCAGCGCCCTCTACACCCTCCAGTCGCTGTGGACCCAGGCCCGCCACGGGCTCGACGTGGTCACGATCCTCTACAACAACCGGTCGTACGCGGTGCTCAACATGGAGCTCAACCGGGTCGGCGCCGAGGCGCCCGGTCCCAAGGCGAAGGCCCTGCTCGACCTCTCGGGCCCCGACATCGACTTCGTGTCGCTGTCCCAGGGACTCGGCGTCCCCGCCACCCGCGCCACCACGGCCGACGAGCTCTCCGACCAGCTCGCCCGAGCCCTCGCCACCGAAGGCCCCACCCTCATCGAGGCGATGGTCCCCTCGATCATGTAG
- a CDS encoding 4a-hydroxytetrahydrobiopterin dehydratase, with product MTRLSHDEAEARLVEVPGWGLADGRLHREIELRNFVEAFGFMTMVAIHAEKLNHHPDWSNSWNRVVIDISSHAEGGITEQCFALAAAVNSALGE from the coding sequence ATGACACGCCTCAGTCACGACGAAGCCGAGGCCCGCCTGGTCGAAGTGCCGGGCTGGGGGCTCGCCGACGGTCGGCTCCACCGGGAGATCGAGCTCCGCAACTTCGTGGAGGCCTTCGGCTTCATGACCATGGTCGCCATCCATGCCGAGAAGCTGAACCACCACCCCGACTGGTCGAACAGCTGGAACCGGGTGGTGATCGACATCTCCAGCCACGCCGAGGGCGGCATCACCGAGCAGTGCTTCGCCCTCGCCGCCGCCGTCAACAGCGCCCTCGGCGAGTAG
- a CDS encoding PQQ-binding-like beta-propeller repeat protein — MRRFWGILGVAALATSLGGCWLQQGFDAGHTRYNPDETAITSANVDQVVQLWSADTGDVPVTWPLSVNGWVFAVSPTDGTSGNRIIGVDAATGAIAWDTTHSVSGWQMGAPVYLDGNVVVPYGYLRVGGYAFVEATTGAIVDDRGQSSGTWGSAVVDGELVTTGSFYGSVIPIPYSASIYGPCTASIAGVMPNSPPPPRTDFAYVGTDVMWNSGTRAQGFVGCDPETGQYTTTWLTELGGQPTGVVAVGDDDVAYTDATGTLTVLDSSTGAVLWTAELGGSPAAPAVAEGQLFATTGDNRLVVLNAATGAVQWEAALGEGGRATVAGDVVYVTQVAGDTILAFARAGCGAATCTPLTTITVGGDMTSDPIVDDGRLVVGTTDGRIVAYGLPDDYSG; from the coding sequence ATGCGCAGGTTCTGGGGGATTCTGGGCGTGGCCGCGCTCGCCACGTCGTTGGGCGGCTGCTGGCTCCAGCAGGGGTTCGACGCGGGGCACACCCGCTACAACCCCGACGAGACGGCGATCACCAGCGCCAACGTCGACCAGGTCGTGCAGCTGTGGTCGGCCGACACGGGTGACGTACCCGTCACGTGGCCGCTGTCGGTGAACGGGTGGGTCTTCGCGGTCTCCCCGACCGACGGGACGTCGGGGAACCGCATCATCGGGGTCGACGCCGCCACCGGCGCGATCGCCTGGGACACCACGCACTCCGTGTCGGGGTGGCAAATGGGCGCTCCCGTGTACCTCGACGGCAACGTCGTCGTGCCCTACGGCTACCTCCGGGTCGGCGGCTACGCCTTCGTCGAGGCGACGACGGGCGCCATCGTCGACGACCGGGGGCAGTCGAGCGGCACGTGGGGCAGCGCCGTGGTCGACGGCGAGCTCGTCACCACGGGCTCCTTCTACGGCTCGGTCATCCCGATCCCCTACAGCGCCTCGATCTACGGGCCGTGCACCGCGTCCATCGCCGGCGTCATGCCCAACTCCCCACCGCCGCCGCGGACCGACTTCGCCTACGTCGGCACCGACGTCATGTGGAACTCGGGTACGCGTGCACAGGGTTTCGTCGGCTGCGACCCCGAGACCGGGCAGTACACCACGACGTGGCTCACCGAGCTGGGCGGCCAGCCCACCGGCGTGGTCGCCGTCGGCGACGACGACGTCGCCTACACCGACGCGACCGGCACCCTCACGGTGCTCGACTCGAGCACGGGAGCTGTCCTCTGGACCGCCGAGCTGGGTGGCTCCCCCGCCGCACCGGCCGTCGCCGAGGGACAACTGTTCGCCACGACCGGCGACAACCGGCTGGTCGTGCTCAACGCCGCCACCGGGGCCGTGCAGTGGGAGGCCGCGCTCGGCGAGGGCGGCAGGGCCACCGTGGCCGGCGACGTCGTGTACGTGACGCAGGTCGCCGGCGACACGATCCTCGCCTTCGCCCGTGCCGGCTGCGGTGCCGCGACCTGCACCCCGTTGACGACGATCACCGTCGGCGGCGACATGACGAGCGACCCCATCGTCGACGACGGGCGCCTGGTGGTCGGCACCACCGACGGCCGCATCGTCGCCTACGGGCTTCCCGACGATTACTCCGGGTAG
- a CDS encoding type II toxin-antitoxin system Phd/YefM family antitoxin: MVVNIHQAKTHFSRYVDAAAAGEDIVIAKAGRPVARLVPYVERGPARHPGRWAGRMTIADDFDSTPAWLVDAFEGA; this comes from the coding sequence ATGGTGGTCAACATCCATCAAGCGAAGACCCACTTCTCGCGGTACGTCGACGCCGCTGCCGCCGGCGAGGACATCGTGATCGCCAAGGCGGGTCGGCCGGTGGCTCGACTGGTGCCGTACGTCGAGCGCGGTCCGGCGCGGCACCCGGGGCGGTGGGCCGGCCGGATGACCATCGCGGACGACTTCGACAGCACGCCCGCATGGCTGGTCGACGCGTTCGAGGGCGCGTGA